Below is a genomic region from Castanea sativa cultivar Marrone di Chiusa Pesio chromosome 2, ASM4071231v1.
ggtgcgggactcggcaattaaaaaattattaaaaatattattatttatattttctatatatttttactattaaaatattcttaaaaaacatattactatgccttgattcacaaaacaaagaaagaagaaagcaagaaacacaaaacaaaacacaaaatcaaaaagaaaagtagaaaacacaaaagaagcaacaaatattcaaaataaaattgaggaagGACAGATTTAGGATTTTTGGGTCTCATTCAGAGCCGATTTTGGCTGTTCCGGCATGATTCAAGGCCAATTTCggcctgtttcggccgtttcggacCTGTTTCAGTTGCTGGCCAATACGACCCGATACGGCCGATACTGCCCAATTCTggccgaatcggcgcgaatcgAAGCCGAGTCGGCGCGATTTAATCCGCGTCGGCGCGAGTCggctgaaaagaaaaagaaaacacgtGGCAGACGCGACACCGACGAGCGAGCAACGGCGTCCCTCGTGCGTCGCCGCGTCgcgccgcgtcggacgcgggtgcggcacctcTGGCGCTGCGTTCGTGCATCATAGTTACAAACTACTGTAATTAAATTGAAGTCAGACATGATATTTGTATGTACAAAACTATAGAGCTAATTGACCATCTAGCAAAAGCAAAAAACCATCATATGGACAACAAGCATAAAGTTATGCATGCTTGTCCCCCATGTGGATAGAACCACAGAAAATTATGTGCAGAGAAATAAATTAAGTAAATGTACTAATCCACCACATTCTTTATAGGGTACTGATGGTAATTGCAGtgatctctttttctctcttacaaCATCCTCACATTGATTGacctcaaaagaaaattttgacaaaccATATTCGTAGCCCCCCAAAAGTCATATTTCTTCCAAAACCAAAGGCATTGACATAGGACATAGGGCAACTTATACTCTGCAAAGAAAAGCAGAATTGGAAAACTAATTGTTTGCATATTGATTTTTTACAGCCTGACCTTGGGAATATAATCTGGAAGGGATCCTCCACATTGCTCAGAAGCTTCTTCATATGGTAGTATAGCGACAGAAACCTAAATCAATGTGATAAAAGAATTTCAGAAATTAAATGCTACAAAAGGCAAgtaaatttacaaataaaaaaacttactttCCCTCCTTCAGATATTAGCGCATTAGCTTCCAGCTCTATATCCTTTTGTTTACCTTGCATTTCATTTTGTGGAACTGTACCTTTATACTCAACAAAAGGCCTGGCAATAAGTGCAACATTAAATGCTAATTCCAAGAAAAATTATTCTGAAGCAAAGACAACGTCTTTACAACACAACTATgttaatatagaaaataaatggtAAGTACACATAGCTAGTCAAGCTTAAGTTTGCTTGGTTATTCCCTCCTACAGTGTTTCACTAACTGAACAACAAAGTATTTGGACATATGTCCAAGTACTTTTGACAACGTATTCTCAAAACTATTAGTTAGTGGAAGCATCAgataaaactatttaaaaaaaaaacaacacacacacacacatatctaaTATCCTTTGAAGCTTTTAACATGATTAGCTCTAGTCAtgggaaacttttttttttttttaatctaagtCTGTTTTCATTGGAAATGTagaatatatacaaaaaatacaGGTCAAAACCATACCCATCAGGGAAATGGTATCCTTTGGTTGGCTCTAAATGACCCAATCCCACTTTTTGCAAGCATGCGTCAATCAAATGCCCAGCTGAGTGTAACCTGCAcaagataaagaagaaaagcTTAAAGATCAGAAAGGGTATATTTTTTTCTCGCTCTCTGAAAATCTAATAGTGACCTATAAATGACCAAACATTCAagtttttttcaataaataccACATTTCTGAAAATACAAAGATCAAAACATTACAGTTATGTATAGACAGACTTTTCAGTAAGATCCAATGATAACTGTAGGTCAAAATTCAAGTCATTTTTCAATACTAAATTACTTAATGCACCTAGCAAATAGTATCATCAATAATCTCATAGAGATATAACAAACTATCAAAAACATCTTATCAGATATACCAACATGATTGTCGATTTCTAGCATTTTGAAATTAGTAAAACAAAAAGCTTCAtaatgttttaaagaaaaaagtgacAATTATCTGACATATTATATAATCCTTAAGTAGAATCAACAATAATacaatatattcaaatttatattcCACTTAATCCCCTTTTTTTGAATGTTATATAATACCTGGAATTTAGCTTACGCCTTGACTCATCCACATATAACAAAGCTTCCTTCCCTTTTTCAAGCTTTGTCTCCAATTCCCCGTCAGGATTCTCAACGACCCCATAATGAAAAAcctattaaatttcaattacagaacaaatcaaaattaattcatttaaaaaaggCTTAAACATTTCATCGTCCTTGAGATAGCCCAAGATTCGATTTTAATGGTCTTAAGTTCATTCTTGAAAAAACTCAATGAAAAGTATCAAATTTGTTCTTATGTTCCATTCTATTAAGGAAATTAAACAAAATGCTAAAGTGGCACGTTAACATGTTAAAAAAGTGACctcaaataaatttaatagtgtaaaaatattgatacgGTTATAATTGATGAGACATAACTCCGATACCATATTAGAATTGTTGTTGGGATCATGAGTGAGAGAAATAGGaaacatgagaaaaaaaaacttaacaagaGTTTCTAGATTTCTTAAGGTTGTAACTCGACTATAAAGTTCATGAAATCCTATCTATTCATTTTGAATCGGGTGGACTGGATTTTACCACTCGTTTCAAAATGCATGAATTGGATTTTAAGAACTTTACAATGGAGTTACCTTAAAAATTCTTAAAAGATCTTAATTCAACTAAGCATTAAGTTCTGCCTGACGGCCTACATCAACTGCATAAAATTCTTGAGCGATTACATCTTTACTGCATAGAACTATGTGTTACAACAATAGTAGCTAACCCTCGGATTGCACTACACTTATGAGTTAGGAACTTAGGACTAGGATTACTATAtgcttttcaattttcaaaaaaaaaaaaattgttttttattaatgGTAAATGTTAACAGTCgttaagaaaactttttttttttttttttaaatatgaggATGATAATCGAGCTTTAGACtaaatttcaataataaaaataatttaaacaaagaGCTTATTTTGCAGTCATAAAACGATTATTAAATTATTGAGACAAAAAAAGAGGGATtgaaatttgttgttgttgttgttaggtTTGAACTTACAATTCCATCTTTGGAGCGAACATCTTGAACAACGAATTTACAAACGGAATCGGCAAATTGGATGAAGCCAGTGTCAGCAGGTTGACCACCACCTTGTGGGTAAAAGATCGTTGACTCTAATATCAATGCGTCTCGACCATCTTCTTCGcccttcaaaatttttttttttttttttttaaattgtgaaattttttatataaggcCGTGTTTGGGAagctaagaagaaaagaaaaaaaaaaaaaaaagcgaagAAGACTGACCTTGATGTAGGAGATGAGTATGGCGTTGGAATGAAGTTTGGACATGTCCTCAAAGTAATCCAGATTCGTCACATTCACATCCATGGCTGAGACCTTTGAGAGAGTTCAAAACTGCTTTCTTCTTTGGATAAAGgaatttttgtgtgtttacTGTTTGAGAAGCCGTTTCCTAATTTGTTGAATTGGAGGGGAAGCCTGCACTTATATACTGGCTATTATTTGTAATGGTCAAATTCGCGGGCTGTTCGAAAAAGAGCGAAAGCAATAGGCGCACTATGAATGAAGAAATGCTAGACTTTGCTTGGTAGGGCAGTCCGAGacgagatttttgtagttttttgtaattttttaaaatatgtgcgTGTGAAAATgtatgtaatattgtttaaaatgtaaaaatatgagtttgagATGGAAAaacaaacagaccctaagttaTAACTTCAATTGCCCTAAGAGGGGTGGCCTAGCGGTAATAGTCGTTTAAATCTTATTGAGTATTAGGGATCGGAGGTGGGAGCACTCATGCGTTGTATCTTATTGTTAGCTTTTTTGGGGTGCTAAGGTGAGGTATATGGCACTCCAATCACAGTAATTATGGCTCAATTCAATATTTCCTAGTAATGAGTGTCTCTATAGTTCTGCCCAAGAGGTGAGTCACATATGGTCACCCCGTCCCTCTTTTAAGTTATAATTTCAGTTATAGACTCGGGAGAATTGGAAGTTTTTGCAATGCTTTCATAGCCAAtcatttttagtattttggtttttgagattttattgtaccCAAATTATAACCACTAACAATAATCGCATtggatttgttatgaaaaattgaaaatgttacAGTATATCATTACTCATGCGAATGAGTAAGTTTAAAGGCAAAATATTTCACACCT
It encodes:
- the LOC142623254 gene encoding uncharacterized protein LOC142623254, which codes for MDVNVTNLDYFEDMSKLHSNAILISYIKGEEDGRDALILESTIFYPQGGGQPADTGFIQFADSVCKFVVQDVRSKDGIVFHYGVVENPDGELETKLEKGKEALLYVDESRRKLNSRLHSAGHLIDACLQKVGLGHLEPTKGYHFPDGPFVEYKGTVPQNEMQGKQKDIELEANALISEGGKVSVAILPYEEASEQCGGSLPDYIPKGSTPRIVKLGNSPGGPCGGTHVSDISEIGILKVSQIRSKKGMTKVFYNVGS